The following proteins are encoded in a genomic region of Synechococcus sp. CBW1002:
- a CDS encoding phosphotransferase codes for MATPSDPSPAEAPAPPEVGHLIGERYQLEQCLSAPSDDAAPVQGRLWRASDQLAGGALMALRQLGPAADQEGARRRWSQLQTVLHPQVPRFGGAITAGDDLWLVREWQDGRTYQELLEARAERQLVFGGGELLLLLRQLLPVLVALHSQELVHGDLCPANLLRRDRDGQPVLLDFGLVGGGVVATAGYAPPELAQGGAAQPWMDLHALGVTALVLLSGEPPASLLDPVSLEWRWPATLDAEPELRLQLERLLQRDPASRFASAAQALAALQALPMPDSTGPVPRADRTLVLVAPAPSPLPGPVAPELPLVGLAESQPLPAMGAAAPRRSRQEAKEEEAENGVWPVVLALVFSAIVGTAGGWWWLSRGRTAAPRIPEASLAAGESLPPEEVDQRQQLLNRLRAMQVDRPWFLRLVDASLLAQFPERRGRLPSDSSEDAPLRKVWNELAEEWLARVEQLPLAVRRRLGTYSQADWEQRQQALVGQGLSSAVLRQLVSGSAQNLLPGRIGTEIPPEPFRQLWYAAAEQGLAGMRIEPIKTRSQDVQALSADVDAGGARLFPIQLPANHRLVLGVNGSPLMQMTVFAADGSVLEASGPLRVVSLPAQARSPVQLLVTNEGLAPAQITLSLRADPPPPQEPEPEPQNAVPEAEPPETRIPGAPQEQSSTPSPTPGSAAPIRPKVPSTAPIQPPPPPTDTP; via the coding sequence ATGGCGACCCCTTCCGATCCCAGCCCCGCCGAGGCGCCTGCTCCGCCGGAGGTTGGCCATCTGATCGGCGAGCGCTACCAGCTGGAGCAGTGCCTCAGTGCCCCCAGCGATGACGCCGCCCCGGTTCAGGGGCGGTTATGGCGGGCCAGTGACCAGCTGGCTGGCGGGGCCTTGATGGCCCTGCGCCAGCTGGGTCCTGCGGCGGATCAGGAGGGTGCTCGGCGCCGCTGGAGCCAGCTGCAGACGGTGCTCCATCCGCAGGTGCCGCGTTTCGGTGGCGCGATCACCGCTGGCGATGACCTCTGGCTGGTGCGGGAGTGGCAGGACGGGCGCACCTACCAGGAGCTGCTCGAGGCCCGCGCCGAGCGCCAGCTTGTGTTCGGCGGGGGGGAGCTGCTACTGCTGCTTCGCCAGCTGCTGCCGGTGCTGGTGGCCCTGCACAGCCAGGAGCTGGTCCACGGCGATCTCTGTCCGGCCAATCTGCTGCGCCGCGATCGGGATGGCCAGCCGGTGCTGCTGGATTTCGGCCTGGTGGGCGGCGGCGTCGTGGCCACAGCGGGCTATGCGCCCCCGGAGCTGGCCCAGGGCGGCGCAGCTCAGCCCTGGATGGATCTGCATGCCCTCGGCGTCACGGCCCTGGTGCTGCTGAGCGGCGAGCCGCCGGCCTCCCTGCTCGATCCGGTCAGCCTGGAATGGCGCTGGCCGGCGACCCTCGACGCCGAACCAGAGCTGCGCCTCCAGCTGGAGCGACTGCTGCAGCGGGATCCGGCCAGCCGGTTCGCCAGCGCCGCCCAGGCTCTGGCCGCACTGCAGGCTCTCCCCATGCCGGACAGCACCGGCCCGGTGCCCCGCGCGGATCGCACGCTGGTGCTGGTGGCGCCTGCACCGTCACCGCTGCCTGGCCCCGTCGCGCCGGAACTGCCCCTTGTCGGCCTGGCCGAGAGCCAGCCGCTGCCCGCCATGGGGGCGGCGGCCCCGCGGCGCAGCCGCCAGGAGGCCAAGGAGGAGGAGGCCGAGAACGGCGTCTGGCCGGTGGTGCTGGCCCTGGTGTTCTCGGCCATCGTGGGCACGGCCGGCGGTTGGTGGTGGCTGAGCCGCGGCCGCACGGCCGCCCCCAGGATCCCGGAGGCGAGTCTGGCCGCCGGCGAGAGCCTGCCCCCCGAGGAGGTGGACCAACGTCAGCAGCTGCTCAATCGGTTGCGGGCCATGCAGGTGGATCGGCCCTGGTTCCTGCGGCTCGTGGATGCCAGCCTGCTGGCCCAGTTCCCGGAGCGGCGCGGACGGCTTCCCAGCGATTCCAGCGAAGACGCGCCGCTGCGCAAGGTGTGGAACGAACTAGCCGAAGAATGGCTGGCACGGGTAGAGCAGTTGCCACTGGCGGTGCGTCGCCGCCTCGGCACCTACAGCCAGGCCGACTGGGAGCAGCGGCAGCAGGCTCTGGTGGGGCAGGGCCTCAGTTCCGCCGTGCTGCGCCAGCTCGTCTCCGGCAGCGCCCAGAACCTGCTGCCCGGTCGCATCGGCACCGAGATTCCGCCGGAGCCCTTCCGCCAGCTCTGGTACGCCGCTGCGGAGCAGGGCCTGGCCGGCATGCGGATCGAGCCGATCAAGACCCGATCCCAGGACGTTCAGGCCCTCTCGGCCGATGTGGACGCCGGTGGTGCCCGTCTGTTTCCGATCCAGCTCCCCGCCAACCACCGCCTGGTGCTGGGCGTGAACGGCTCACCCCTGATGCAGATGACCGTATTCGCCGCCGATGGCAGTGTGCTCGAGGCCAGTGGTCCTTTGCGCGTGGTGAGTCTGCCGGCGCAGGCCCGCTCGCCCGTGCAGTTGCTGGTCACGAACGAGGGGCTGGCGCCGGCCCAGATCACCCTGTCGCTGCGAGCTGATCCGCCACCCCCCCAGGAGCCGGAACCAGAGCCCCAGAACGCCGTTCCCGAGGCCGAGCCACCCGAGACACGCATCCCTGGCGCGCCTCAGGAGCAGAGCTCCACCCCATCCCCGACACCCGGCTCTGCGGCCCCCATCCGTCCCAAGGTTCCATCCACAGCCCCGATCCAGCCACCACCGCCGCCCACCGACACCCCCTGA
- the smpB gene encoding SsrA-binding protein SmpB produces the protein MAKGGGKKAAKARRDAANRLLADNRFARHQYEILETLECGIELLGTEVKSVRAGQANLRDGFCLIRSGEIQLHNVHISPHSHAGRYFNHEPLRVRRLLAHRREIDKLRSALDQKGLTLIPLNLHLKGSWIKVTLGLGKGRKLHDKRHEEKSKQEAKEARAAIARL, from the coding sequence ATGGCGAAGGGCGGAGGAAAGAAAGCCGCCAAGGCACGGCGCGATGCCGCCAACCGGCTGCTGGCCGACAACCGCTTTGCCCGGCATCAGTACGAGATCCTCGAAACCCTCGAATGCGGCATCGAGCTGCTGGGCACCGAGGTGAAATCGGTGCGGGCGGGCCAGGCGAATCTGCGCGATGGCTTCTGCCTGATCCGCAGCGGCGAGATCCAGCTGCACAACGTCCACATCTCGCCCCATAGCCACGCCGGCCGCTACTTCAACCACGAACCGTTGCGGGTGCGGCGGCTGCTGGCCCACCGGCGCGAAATCGACAAGCTGCGCAGTGCCCTCGACCAGAAGGGCCTCACCCTGATCCCTCTTAATTTGCATCTGAAGGGCTCATGGATCAAGGTGACCCTCGGCCTCGGCAAGGGCCGCAAGCTGCACGACAAGCGCCACGAAGAGAAGAGCAAGCAGGAGGCCAAAGAGGCCCGGGCGGCCATCGCCCGCCTCTGA
- a CDS encoding ergothioneine biosynthesis protein EgtB: MVPRTGTASGRPSLVTLRQRLRQVRQISERLIAPLEPEDLCLQGMADASPPKWHLGHTTWFFEEFLLRPAQTSGAPAPELWRYLFNSYYDAVGARHPRPQRGLLSRPPIDAVLAWRQQVDQALELLLDRMEVWPEERARPKLALLELGLQHEQQHQELLLMDLLDGFSRNPLEPAYRGTGGRDRPKTAAALISDGLDNSAVAVPAWHDDPEGRFRALARAHDGPGHEGAAAGGGSGLAGWLSFAEGLVAIGHLPGSGGPEGSPGGFAFDNEGPRHRVWLEGFQIAERLVTNAEMAAFIAAGGYEQPEWWMSEGWAVARDRGWRAPRYWRGDDEFTLAGRQPRDPQAPVRHLSWFEADAYARWAGARLPSEAEWEVAAASGRLPQAFGLLWQWTASPYRPYPGFQPAAGAVGEYNGKFMSSQMVLRGSGFLTPPDHQRLTYRNFYPPASRWMAAGLRLARDGAMRAGEAA; encoded by the coding sequence ATGGTTCCCCGGACGGGCACGGCGAGTGGACGGCCATCGCTGGTGACCCTGCGGCAGCGGCTGCGGCAGGTGCGCCAGATCAGCGAGCGCCTGATCGCTCCGTTGGAACCGGAAGACCTCTGCCTGCAGGGCATGGCCGACGCCAGTCCGCCCAAGTGGCACCTGGGCCACACCACCTGGTTCTTCGAGGAATTCCTGCTGCGGCCGGCACAGACCAGCGGCGCACCGGCTCCGGAGCTGTGGCGTTATCTGTTCAACAGCTACTACGACGCCGTGGGAGCGCGCCATCCGCGGCCGCAGCGGGGTCTGCTCAGCCGACCACCGATCGACGCGGTGCTGGCCTGGCGGCAGCAGGTGGATCAGGCCCTCGAGCTCCTGCTCGACCGAATGGAGGTCTGGCCCGAGGAACGGGCGCGCCCCAAGCTGGCGCTGCTCGAACTGGGGTTGCAACACGAGCAGCAGCATCAGGAGCTGCTGCTGATGGACCTGCTCGATGGGTTCAGCCGCAATCCCCTGGAGCCGGCCTACCGCGGCACTGGTGGCCGTGACCGGCCCAAGACAGCCGCTGCACTGATCAGCGATGGCCTCGACAACAGCGCGGTGGCCGTGCCCGCCTGGCACGACGACCCCGAAGGCCGCTTCCGCGCCCTGGCGCGCGCGCACGACGGCCCTGGCCACGAAGGCGCCGCTGCAGGCGGCGGCAGTGGACTGGCTGGCTGGCTGAGCTTCGCTGAGGGCCTGGTGGCGATCGGCCACCTGCCGGGCAGCGGCGGCCCCGAGGGTTCGCCCGGCGGTTTCGCCTTCGATAACGAGGGCCCCCGTCACCGCGTCTGGTTGGAGGGCTTCCAGATCGCCGAGCGGCTTGTGACCAACGCCGAGATGGCCGCCTTCATCGCCGCTGGGGGTTACGAGCAGCCCGAGTGGTGGATGAGCGAAGGCTGGGCGGTGGCCCGCGACCGCGGCTGGCGGGCTCCCCGCTACTGGCGCGGCGACGACGAATTCACCCTGGCGGGCCGGCAGCCGCGGGATCCCCAGGCCCCGGTGCGGCACCTCAGCTGGTTTGAGGCCGATGCCTACGCCCGCTGGGCCGGGGCGCGGCTGCCCAGCGAAGCCGAGTGGGAAGTGGCGGCCGCCAGCGGCCGCCTGCCCCAGGCTTTCGGCCTGCTCTGGCAGTGGACCGCCAGTCCCTACCGGCCGTACCCGGGCTTCCAGCCCGCGGCCGGCGCCGTGGGCGAATACAACGGCAAATTCATGAGCTCCCAGATGGTGTTGCGCGGCAGCGGTTTCCTGACGCCACCGGATCACCAGCGGCTCACCTACCGCAACTTCTACCCACCCGCCAGTCGCTGGATGGCGGCCGGACTGCGGCTGGCCCGCGATGGCGCCATGCGGGCCGGGGAGGCGGCATGA
- a CDS encoding cysteine synthase A produces the protein MGGTTEGFVGAVGHTPLIRLAALSALTGCDILGKAEFMNPGGSVKDRAALGILLEAEEQGLLQPGGTVVEGTAGNTGIGLTHLCNARGYRALIVIPDTQSAEKIGLLRSLGAEVRTVPAVPYRDPNNYVRLSGRIAAETPGAVWANQFDNLANRRAHYNSTAPEIWEQTEGRVDAWVAATGTGGTYAGVALYLKEKNPAVRCVLADPHGSALYSWARTGALQAEGRSITEGIGNSRVTANLEGAPIDDAVRIDDQAALDTIYQLLWQEGLFLGGSVGINVAAAVETARRLGPGHRIVTVLCDSGDRYRSRLYDRAWLESRGLHQPDRDGAQSPS, from the coding sequence ATGGGCGGTACGACTGAGGGGTTTGTCGGCGCAGTCGGCCACACCCCCCTGATCCGCCTGGCGGCCCTGAGCGCCCTCACCGGTTGCGACATCCTCGGCAAGGCCGAGTTCATGAACCCCGGCGGCTCCGTCAAGGATCGGGCCGCCCTCGGCATCCTGCTGGAAGCGGAGGAGCAGGGGCTGTTGCAGCCCGGCGGCACAGTGGTGGAGGGCACGGCGGGCAACACCGGCATCGGTCTGACCCACCTCTGCAATGCCCGCGGTTACAGGGCCCTGATCGTGATTCCGGACACCCAGTCGGCCGAGAAGATCGGCCTGCTGCGCAGCCTCGGCGCCGAAGTGCGCACCGTGCCGGCGGTGCCCTACCGCGACCCGAACAACTACGTGAGACTCTCGGGCCGCATCGCCGCCGAAACCCCCGGAGCCGTCTGGGCCAACCAGTTCGACAATCTGGCCAATCGCCGCGCCCACTACAACAGCACCGCTCCGGAAATCTGGGAGCAGACCGAAGGTCGGGTGGATGCCTGGGTGGCCGCCACCGGCACGGGGGGCACCTACGCCGGCGTGGCCCTGTATCTCAAGGAGAAGAATCCGGCGGTGCGCTGCGTGCTGGCCGATCCCCACGGCAGCGCCCTCTACAGCTGGGCCAGGACCGGCGCACTGCAGGCCGAGGGCCGCTCGATCACCGAGGGCATCGGCAACAGCCGCGTCACCGCCAACCTGGAAGGGGCGCCGATCGATGACGCCGTGCGCATCGACGATCAGGCTGCCCTCGACACGATCTACCAGCTGCTCTGGCAGGAGGGTCTGTTTCTGGGCGGCTCGGTGGGCATCAACGTGGCCGCGGCCGTGGAAACGGCCCGCCGCCTCGGGCCTGGCCATCGCATCGTGACCGTGCTGTGCGATAGCGGTGACCGCTACCGTTCGCGGCTCTACGACCGCGCTTGGCTGGAGAGCCGCGGTCTGCATCAGCCCGACCGCGACGGCGCTCAATCCCCGTCCTGA